GCCGACGACCTCGGGCGCCGGGTTCCGCGGCGGCCCGGGCGGATGCGTCTCGGCCTGGGCGGCGGCCGGGACCGTCATGCCGACGGCCAGGGCGATCGCCGTCGCAGCCCGCCACCGTCGACCTCGACGGGTTGACGGTCGGTCTGATCCGAGCATCGCCATCCACCTCTCGCCGGAGCCTCGGACCGTAGCGGTCTCCGGTTTCGGCTGAACTGCACCCGGTTTGCCGTGATGTTTCACTTCTACCGGTGCGCGGGGGCGGGCGACAGGGGTCGTGCGACCGACTGGGAGACCGAGCAAGCGCCTCGACAGTCCATAGCGGACGGATTTCTCTTCTCCGGCGGAGCCTCGGTCGTCGCCCTTCGGCGGCCGGCCTCTCGGTGAGCCGCACCGCAGGCCAGGCCCGCCGCGGGCGGAAGTCCCCGTCGATCTGACGCCTCGTCGGGCCCGACCGTCCACCGAGCATCGTGGACGGTTCCTCACCGGTCCCTCGACCTCCGCCGCGTGGCGCAGCCGCGACGATCATCGGGGGCAGGTCGGTGCCCGGCGGCTCCCACAGCCTCCGATCACCGTGCGCGCCGAGAAGCCGCACGATTCGGCGACGGAGCGACGACCGAGCACCGACCCGCACTTCACCTGCCGGACCTCCGCCGAGGACTCACGGCGTCTCGCACCATCCCTCGGGGTCCCGGTTCTGATGCGCGCCGCAGAGTCCCTGGAGCTCCGGCACACCCGAGCCCTGGGACACCAGCACCGCGACCACCTTGTCCTCCGGCACCTGCTGGTCCACGCTGCCGCCGAAGTTGATCCGGCCCGTCTCGCCGCTGAGCGAGCCCTCACCGTGGATTCGACTCAGCTCGTGCTGCACCATGCCGGGCCGGACCGGGATCTGCAGGTTGTTGCGCTGCAGGTTGGTGATCGCCGTGGCGAAGACGTCGAATGCGTCGTAGGCAAGGGCGGCGTGACCGTCCAACGAGGGGTCGATCGTGGCGTTGCAGACGTCCTCGAAGAGCTCCCGCATCGTGGTGTAGAGGTTGCTCGGGGAGTTGCAGGACGGTGAGCCCACCGCGAAGGAGAGGTAGTGGAACGGCACCGTCGGCCATCGGCCCCGATCCTCGCGGTCGGCGGCGAACCGGGAGATGTCGTCGCCGCCCAGGATGGTCGGCGGATCGTCCTGACACCGGCCGCTGACCCCGCTGAGAAACGAGTTGAACTCGTCGGGCCGCCCTGCGAAGAAGATCAGGCCGGGATAGTCGCAGGACTGCCTACCGAGTTCGTTGGCGCGCAGCGCGTCCGGCGGCGCGGTGTCGGAGTCCTCCCTCGGCAGGTAGCGAAACCGATTGCTCCCGGCGTCGTCCCCGACGGCGGCGCCCTCGACATGGAAGCCCTGGGCCGCGAAGGCGTCGCCGACCTTCGACGTCAGGTCGGTGGCGTAGAGGTCGTTCTCGTCGGCGGGGGAGAGGATCCGGATCTCGCGGGTGATCTCGGCGGGCCCCGCATCGGCGGCGGCCAGGACGTTCGAGGCGAAGGCGGCGGCCACCTCGGCCTCCCTGGCGTTGTCGGGGGAGACCTGCCGGTACAGCGGGGATGCGGCGGGCATCTGCGCGGCGGAGAGCGTGGCGGCGACCATCGGCAGCCCCTCGTTGCTCAGCGCGCGGATCGTGCGACGGGTGGCCTCGCGACTCTGGTCCAGTCCGACCACGCCGACGAGCGTGTCGTCCTCGTCCGCCAGCCGCCCCACCTGCTGCGCGACCCATTCGCCGTGCTGCATGCGAGATCCGGCATTGGCGACGTGCACCCTGATCAGTGGCGACTCGGGTCCGCCGTCGAGCAGCCTCCGCTGCGCGGCGGCGATGCCCATCAGGCCCTCGTGCGTCGAGTTCAGCTCCGTGGTCTCGCCGGTGTCCATCGCGACCAGGTAGACGATGGTCGCGTACGGCCGGTTCGCGTTCTCCTCCTGCCGGTGCGCCGCCTCCACGTCGCGATTCGTCGTCAGGATCTGCCTCTCGATCGCGCTGATCGCGGGCGACCCGCCGTCCAGGAACACGTGCGAGTCACCGCTCACCCCGACGCACTCGCCGTCATCCCGCAGGGCGATGGTGGCCGCGTCCCGATCCCACGGCAGGATTCCGCACGCCTGATAGGTCTGTACGGAGCCGATGGTCAACTGGCCGGTGCCCGCGGCGACGGCGGCGGCGAGCAGAACCGCGACGGTGCGGGTGTAGCGTCTGCGGGCCCACCACGGCGGCGATCGGAAGGCGAACCGCCTGATCCCGTCGAGCTGACGGCGGTGGCGCTGCGGCTCGGCGGGCGGCGGCGGAATCTCCAGCGGCAGGTACCAGGCGGTGTGGTGGCGGGTCCGGCTGTAGTGGGCGAAGAGGGTCAGCCAGTGTTCGTAGGCGTCCTCGGCCTCGACGGCGGGCCGGGTCTCGAGCGCTCTGGTCTGTCCTTCGTCGTCCGCTGCCCCCAGCTCGGCCGGGTCGGGCGGAATCACGGTGCTGCCGCTGACCACGACCAGCGGGTCGAAGGCGCCGATGTCGTTGCGGACGTCGTTGATCAGCCGTAACAGTCGGTTGCCCCCGTTGGCCGGGGTGATCCTGTCCAGCAGCAGCACGGTGTAGGTGGTGCGGCGGAAGGCCCGTAGGAAGCGGGGAAACGGTCGATGGGCCGCGCGCACGTCCTCCAGGAAGGCGTTGACGATCAGCCGTTGGAGCTGGCCCTGATCCTCGTAGACGTTGAGGTTCCTGGTCAGGCGTTCGGCGAACCCGATGAAGGTGCCGGGGTCCTGCGGTGCCAGGTACGGCTGCCGGAGCAGCCAGCGGTACTCGTTCCCGACGCCGGGAATGCGACCGCGTAACCGGACGGCGAACCGGATCGCGCCCACGGCACGCAGCAGCACGGCCCAGCGGGAGTCGAAGGCCTCGGCGGCGGGCTCGCCGTCGCGGCTGAGTCGGTCGCGTCGCCGAGAGCGCAGCGAGAGCCGGGCGCGAAGATCGACGTCGTCGGCCTCGGAGAATTCCTGTCGGAGCAGCCAGTCGACCAGATGAAAACGACTGAACCGCATCCTTCCGTACTTGGTGTTCGCGCCGGTGGACAGTTGCACGGCCAGGTCGCGCAGTGCCACGAGAATGAGTTCGGTCTGGTCGGCGGAATCGTCTGCTTCGGCGGTGAACGAGTGTCGGGCATGCGGCACCCGTCGCGGCGTGGCGTTCTTGAGTTGATCAGCGAGCGCGGTGAGCAGCTCGGCCTGTTCCTCCCCCCGGGACAGGCACAGCATCGGAATACCGCGTCTGCCGCGCTGGTCGACCGGCACTTCGCCGAGCAGCGGCCGGGTCACCAGCTTCCGCAGCAGCTTGAGCACCTGCGGAGCGCCCTCGAACGCGGGCATGGCGGTGCCCGGCCGCCCGGTCGGATGAATTCGATCGGTGGTCGTCACAGTTGATTCCCCCTGTCCCCGAATCACCACGGTTCTGCGTCGTGGCACCGGCGAATGGTCGCCGTCAGCTGCCTCCGCTCCTTATCGGAGGAGTCGTTCTCCGACGCACCGCGATAATCATCCCGCAGCGGCCCGACAGTTCGACGTCGGGATTTCGGCGCCGGTCGACGTTCGTTCGACTCGAATGGGTGAAGATCGCGACACTGAGTTCGCCAGACTAGTCCAGCATGCCTGCCGGATCCACCAGCATTCTGCAATCACACTGAATCGCAATCTCCGGCCGTCGTCGAATCGATTCGACGACGGCGTGTCGGCCGAACTCGGGATCGGTGTGCCTGCCGATGCCGCCGCCCGCCGCAGCCTGCTAGGTCCCCGTTCGACGCCGCGCCACGCCTGCGTCGAGCCCGCGCCCGCGCGGACCCGGCACGACCGACATCGGGCGCAGGATCAGCCGAGTCGCGGTGGCGGCGACGCCCGCCCGCTCCTTGAGATCGCGCAGCAGGGCGTCCAGCGCCGCGACGTCCGGCGGCTCGGCCCGCACCACGTAGTCGAACTCGCCGGTCACGTGATGAACCTCCACGATGTCGGCGAACGAGGCCACCGTCGCCTCGAATCCCGCATTGTCCTGCCCGGGCCGCAGCCGGAGGTCGATGAGCACCTGGAGGGCCTCGCGCCCGGTCGCGACGGGATCGATGAGGACCTTGAGCCGGACGACTCCCCGGGTGGTGAGTCTGCGCAGCCGCTCGGCCGCCGCATTGGCGCTCAGGCCCACGGCCGCGCCGAGGCTGCTGTAGGAGATCCGAGGATCTCGCTGCATTTCACGGAGGATTGCCCTGTTGATCTCGTCCATACCGCCATGGTCTCGCCAGATCGCCGGGTTCGACCTGCATTCGATGATTCCGGCGGTCGATACTCCCCCTTCGGCGGCGATGTTCCGCCGAACGGGGGATCACAGGGGGACGGCGGAGATGGTGACGGCGTTGGCGAGCGGATTCGGCTTCGGGCTGTTGGTGGCCGCTCAGGTGGGACCGATCTGGCTGCTCTGCGTGCGCGGCGTGCTGCACGGCGGGGTGGCGATCGGCCTGGCCCTCGGGCTGGGCGCGGCCATCGTGGACGTGGCGTACGCGGCGTTGGGCGTCGCGGGAGTCGCGACGG
The Actinoalloteichus fjordicus DNA segment above includes these coding regions:
- a CDS encoding Lrp/AsnC family transcriptional regulator, coding for MDEINRAILREMQRDPRISYSSLGAAVGLSANAAAERLRRLTTRGVVRLKVLIDPVATGREALQVLIDLRLRPGQDNAGFEATVASFADIVEVHHVTGEFDYVVRAEPPDVAALDALLRDLKERAGVAATATRLILRPMSVVPGPRGRGLDAGVARRRTGT